The stretch of DNA AAGGTTTTGAATGCGAttcttctaaaattttatataaatagactaattatttatatatgattttttactttcttgaaaataaattctaagATCAAATTACATTATAcaacatcatcattattattattgttatcacTGCTAATCGAATATTTATTGTattaattctattattttatttattttgattttgtaattactttatttattttgattttgtatatatctaatatttaaatatattttcgtTATACCATTATTTGGGACTAATGTAGAGCATACAATTTGTTAATGAAAATAACTAACGCCATCAATTTTAAGTTGGTATGTCATTGACACTTGGTAATATATACTAGTAATACTACGTCCAACGATGTTAGCAACTAaggaaatataatttaaaatgcgattataaaattaaaaacaataaaatactaaaattaaaagtgaaataaaatataaacactgaacaaaaaatactttttccATTTATTGATATTCTCTCCTTTTATGAATATAgtgtaatttattaaaaaaaatcttaaattaaaTCATGTGAGAAAAAATTAATAGTCAAAATTAATCACTCTCTCATCTTAATTGTCTATTTTTACATTTTGTGTAGTTACAAATTTGGATAATATGAATAGTTTTGTGCAATTATATACTTTATGTATATTAGCCATTAGGAATGGATTTTTTccattgttaaaaaaaattaaaaaagtaaagtaTGATCTTTACCTTTTcattatgttattttcttttttcaaggttttttttgttttacttataaaataataatgaaaaattatattttactcttttaattattaaaaaaattaagaggcTTCATTCCACATGTATATCTATTATTAACAACAGAAAATTATACTATGTATTTAAAATGCATTAAAAAATtgatcatatattttcaaaatacaaatcaataattcaaaaGTTAATGCAATACCCCAAAAAATAGCAAACTAAAAGGAAATGCTAACTCTTTTAGAGAAATCACTGctatcaatatataatttttttaaatttgttgtaatagagtcaaataattttttaaaattcagatATAAGATTAACTTCTTAGAATATTTTGAAATAATGCATTCAAAATATACAGTAACTCTCATCAAGTGTCTCCACATTTATCAaccaaaaattaatacacattcAAACAAATAGTCAATTAATTATTGACTCTTCATCTTTTATCTTCTTAGAGTcaaataattctattttaaattaatacttaacgaatttatctattttgtattttaaaaacatataataaaattataaattatttttttattaaaaatataaaaatttacataacatatcaatgcacattgattttttaattttttttggtctcacatgagtaggtacccaaattcccaatattttgtCAATGAAATACTTTTATCAACCCAAGTTTCCACagttccccacacttaattagCTCACAGTCTCTAACtaaagctaaccaaagattccaTTTGgggtaattaatttatttttatgcttaaggctagtgatgtagtaaaatacagaataaatgggattaaaaggctcaaggtagctaacaaaggtgattgaaagcgtaggctatttgggataagtgagcaaaaataatcctaaaacttaaaaataaaaatagtcaaaattaCTCATCATTATAGTTTTCAAACTATGAACAGAAATTAATTTCACAATTTACGatattttaaattacattattataaataaattatccgTCTATTAACCAAATTTATATATACCTATACACAACAATCATAATTCGTCAAGAGTGAAACAAAGAGAGAGAGTAAGAGATAGATCATTATTCAAACATCAATGACTCTTTGTGTTACTAGAAACATTTTCATGCTATGGCTActtgttcttcttgttcaatTATTATTATGCAGCAGCGAATTGATGCCAAAAATACATGTGACTATCCAAAATTACATGGAAGGGCATGAAAGTTTGATAGTTCATTGCAAATCTAAAGAAGATGATCTTGGAGCGAGGCTTGTGAAGTATATGGATACATATGAGTTTGAATTCagagttaatttttttggtgGCACACTTTTCTTTTGTAGCTTTCGATGGCCAGGTGTGTGTCATTGGTTCGAAATATATAATGAAGATAGAGATTGGAAAAAGTGTAAACAATGTATTTatagaatatataaaaaaaggacCTTCTAGATGTGTATCAGATAATACAGATATTTGGTATCCATGGAATTCAGATGAatgttaattctttttattttatatattttgggtGATAGATTTTCAAGAACACTGCCAATTGTTCTTGtaatcattaaaataaattctGTTGAAATAAGTTTGacgttgatgatgatgatatatGTGTTAGAAAATCTTATTTGTGCCTTTAAAATAAAGCCGATAATTTTCTATATAAGTGTCTTGCTTGttctttaattatcaatttattttacaagcaaaatttatttgtttcttaATCTCTTCTCTGGTCTTGGTTTTTTAACTCGTGCTGATTTCTCTCTTCTCCCTAAATTTCACCGTGTGAAATTTGATAATAATGTGTGTTTGAGGGAAAGTTTTAAGTAAGAATATATGCACAAATTAGTTTTGAAAGAATCTTGAATGGAAAGCATTGGTTCTTAATaaacttttactttttataaattctCAAGAATTAAAACTTGTTTGAGTATTAACAggattagatctaaaaatttagtagagatgtctaaaattataatattatataatcaaatatatattatatataatcatgattaaaatttttttaattaaaaaatactaataaatacttgttatataaaaaaattgttttagtaTGATGACATTGACTGTTTATCTATTTcagagattaaaaaataaataacaaataaaattaaatcaaattttaaaaataaaataataaatacaataaaataaaaatcattggGATCTATATTTCTTCATCCAACCAttaatttgttgaatttaatttttatagacAGTTAGTGTAGAaaagctttacacgtgcatccAATCACACcacattataaaaaataattactattttCATTAATCACATGAATGGTTATCTAAAAACACGCGTGTGATTGCACGACTTACACTcagtgcattaaaattaaactctaatttgTTTGTGCAGCAACTTTGGTAAGAAACAAATGAGGCACTAAAAAAGAGTTAATACTCAATTTGATCCTTGAACTTGCACGCGAGCCTTAATTTAATTCTTGAAGttttaattacttatttttaattCCTAAACTTTGTAAATATGACTCATGTTAGTTCTTGGGATAATTTTCGACGTACAAACGTTAAGTCGTTAATAGAGCACTAGCATAAACGATCGGATGCCATATTGGACTTTGTAAAATGACGTCATTTTTGTTTTGATACTCAAATAGTCCAAAAAAACATCTTAAGTGGTGTTTATTAAAACTTTTCCTTTCAAAACAAGTGACCTGGCATTATTTTTGGGTTATTTGAgtactaaaactaaaactgcaTCGTTTTACAAGTTCTAGCGTTATATTTGGTTATTCATGTTAGTGCTTAATTAACGTTTTTGTACCAAAAATTGTCTCAGAATTAATGTGAGTCacgtttataaaatttataaattaaatagaagtaattaaaattttaaaaactaaatcaacAAGTATAAATTGAGAAACCAAATTAAATCTATAGACATGAATTTCAaggactaaattaaaaatttgtcaagCCTTTTAATAGGCTTCAAGCCAATAAGGCTTATTGGTCTACGTAGACATGAATTTCATCCTAAACAAATAATCGCTTCTTTCACTCAACAACTACAATTTTGGTTTCGATCTAGACATCGGATCTAATCTCCCCAAATCTCTCAATGATTAAAAAATACCCCTATTCCTCTAACCCTTCTTACTCCACCACAACCCCTTCCTCTTCCCAACCGAGGAGGACTCAACAAGTCCTCATGGTCTCACAAGTCCATTTTCGTTCCTGCCACTCAGATTGGGTTGCCCGGTGGTCTCCCTCCCATGGTAAGTGACATCTTCGGCATGTCATGGGCCACTGTCTTAACTTTGTCTTCTCTTCCCAATGCCAAAAACTACAGCACAACAACTAGAAACTACACCCAGAACTAGAATGCGAACACGATTGGAACCGGAAGGCGAGCACCACAACTGGAACTGGAACTCGAGCATGACTGGATCTGGAAGGCGAGCACAGCCGGATCGATAAGGTGAGTGTGACAGGATGGAAGTTGGCTCCTCCATCAGCGTCGGAAAGCATGCTCGGACAGGGACAATGGCGTGTTGATAAGTAAGGTGGGGAGAAGGATATTGCTCCAGCATGGTCGGCACAACGGCACAAGAGGTGATCCCAGCAGAGTTCGCAGGGACGGCAGTTCTGTCACAATAGAAAAGTGGAGGACAGTGGCTGTGTTGATTAAGCAAGACTAATCAGTGTTTTATCAGGATTATTGTAtaactggtttttttttttaaaagaaaagtaatttTGCAGAAAACCACTGATGAAATNNNNNNNNNNNNNNNNNNNNNNNNNNNNNNNNNNNNNNNNNNNNNNNNNNNNNNNNNNNNNNNNNNNNNNNNNNNNNNNNNNNNNNNNNNNNNNNNNNNNNNNNNNNNNNNNNNNNNNNNNNNNNNNNNNNNNNNNNNNNNNNNNNNNNNNNNNNNNNNNNNNNNNNNNNNNNNNNNNNNNNNNAACAATTACTTGCATTTTATGTGATTATGCAAGACAAAACATTTATTCAATTGCCAGAGCCCACAAGTACAATCATTTTATTCAGCCTTTCAATCTAAGAGTAACTGCAGGTAAACAAGTTTAGGTAACTACATAGTGAGAATAAAACAGATacaaattagtgaaataaaataaagaaataagaaaacCAACAAGGCAACAATAACCTTCACTCTTTCTACAAATCCAGAGAACATGCCAATCACACGTTCCCCATCCTTCAGCTGGATCCGACTGACTTCCAGAGCTTGACCCACTCTTCCATGGCTTCGGCGGCACGAGAGAACATAGGATCAACCTTCCCCAGTTTCTCCTTCACTGTCTTGGCCATCTCGAGCACACAAGCCTCGGCTGTAGTTGCTGATTGTGAGAACCTTACTGACTGAAAGAAAGGAACTACTTCCTCCATCAGTTTCACTCCTTCCCACTCTTTCTTTAAGCTCTCTATGGCATTGCCTCTTTCTGTTCTCCAGACATAGGGCAATCCGCTTTTCACACCAAGGGCTAGGTGATCGCATATTACTTTCACACACATTCCGCTCCATATATCTTCCACAGTTTCCCACCTAAACTTTCCTTCACCGGCCAATTTCAAAGCCGGGACTAATGCTGGGCCAATTGCTTCACGGTTGAAGGCAATGTTGATACCACTCACCGGCAACATGGATCTCACCGGGACAGTCAGAACAGCATCCACATATCGCGTGTTCCTCTCTTTTGGCTTAAGAGCTTGTGTTGGTGCATCAAGGTCTGCTAGATTCAGCCATAGTCCACACGACAAAGCACAATCAACCCCAGTTCGTAGGCTAAATGGGTACCCACGAACGAAATCTGCACCCTTACGGAATGGATCATACAGTGTATTAAAGAAAAACGGAGTTGCGGGTGTCTTGAGGTTCACAATATGCTGAGCCACAGGATCTACCATATTTCCTGCAGTGTCTTTTGCTGGGACACAATCATCATCAACACAGACAACATACTTCTTCCGTGAAACCAGAAAACCAAAGTATCTACATGAATATCCGGAGAAGAGAACAGCGGAAGAACCCACCACACGCTCAATATCAGATTTTGTATAGACATCCGCACTGAAGCCCCCAGGAATTTGGAGTTCCTCCTTGAGGTCAGGATCTTTTACAATTATCAGGTGGAAACGGGAGAATATTGGCTTCCACTCATTCAAGAAAGATTTAAGATCAGAGTGCAATGCGCCAATCACAATATCCACTTCATTTTCGTTGATAGTTACTTGAGCCATCTTCTGAGGTGCAGAATACAAATTCTTTCACAAACTCAAGTATTGTTGGCTGCCACACCCGATGAATCGAATTTGAAGTGCAGACAATGGTTTAATCCTTTCTCAAAATTTCTCAGAGCACCCTGTAAGAAAGTATTTAAGAGGGTCAGAAAAGAAACACTTGCCACCCCAGGATTAGTCACAAAATGTGTAAGATAAATTCTTAGAAAAACTCACTGGTAGGAAGCACAGGGGTCAGAATATGTTGTATATTCAGTGCCTGAACAAGTGAGAGGACTTCATCCTTACCGGTTGCTATAAACAGTCTCAGAACTTTCTCTGTCAGTTTACCAGCTCTCAAAATTCTCTGCCCACAAAAGTCATGTAATGCAATCAAAATGCTAACAAAATGAAACTtcagaaaacaataaaagatttatattcTATAAAGAGAACGAAATAATCGGAACCAAATTTACAATAGCCTGACTCTAAATTACGAATCATGATTGGCAGACACCATTGATGGAAAAATCACAAAGACAACTTACTTCTTTGTTGCAATAAATATCCAAGGTCAAGGCAACAACCAACAAGGAAATCTGAGTTCAGAATGTAACGGGTCGAAAAAGAATAAATCAGAATGTAAAGCAAATCTGACCCTGGGACTACTAACTGCTACACCTTATTCCACTTGTTGGGTTCGGTTACGTGGATGAATTAATTGCACCCTATCATAAATCATAGGTTAATCACATTGACTTCCCTTGAGATTAAGTGATATACACAAGATGCCCTCCCTTTGTAAGGGTATACATAAACTCTGTTGAAACTCAttcaaattattatataatattcaCTGAATATGGTAAAATGTGACACACTGACACTAACCTCCCCACTAAAGAAGTAGTCACTGTAAAGTGTGAGGTATGTAATATCACCTAACCTCAGAGATGTGTAATTTACCCTAATTCATGTGCATATACAAGATATTAACCCTCTCCAATGacccaaataattaaaaatcaactCAATTCAGTGTTTTAGGTACCAACAATGATAAACAAACTTTGCCAAACATTTGACTTAAACTTGCAGCTGCATATAAACCAAATTAACTCGCATCATAAGAAACTCACGAAAAAGAAAACCCTAACAAGAAGGACCTTGCAGCGGCAGCAAAAATCATGACCAAGTTCAGATTTTAGGGCAGATCAAAACACAACAAACTAAAAACGCGATCAAAATCAGAATGGGGTGTTGTTGTTGTTAcctatgaatgaatgaatgaattgaaTAGCTAGGGTACGAAGTTTGAAATTGGAGAAGAAAGAGAGTAGAAATAGTGGAGGAAAACTCACGAGGAAGAGATCGAGGAGGATGTGATCAGGGATGACAGAGAGATCGGAGAAGTCGGAGAGATTAATGACCGCTGAGTCAATTGTGAGAGAGAGCAGTGTTGGCGGTGTTCTCATTCATTCAActctctccttttctttcttcctttctttctctctttctcttcaaacgaataaatgaaaattttaattaattaatgaattagttaattttgaaaataataattaaattaaacaataatagTAAATACTAAGAATAAAAATGGTTGTGCTGGAGAGGAAGAGAAACCAGATCCTAGAATCTCTGAAGTTTCCGCCCTTGGATTGGCCTTTTGCCTTTGCTCTCTTTTGCCTCAAACATTATAACATTCACAACAGTCAACCCCTCGTTCTGCCCGCTTTTCTTAATAACTCTAAACAAagtaattgatattttaattattgaagaggaagagaaatTCTTGAGCCaataatgtttaatattttttattattatttagtcagtataaatattaaattatcatttttattaagttatatgggtaaattttaaaaagtatagatacaaattatattaatttattagtataaattgtattaatttatgtgtaaaaaaatttaataaatataagtgTAAATTATATACTTATGTGCAAACGTCTATAAATATGGGTGCAAATTATTACTAGCTAAGTGTCTATTACTAGCTAAGTGTCgacaaaaaaatgatattatttgCTAATCATATAACATTGTTTTAAGAGAAATGTTAGAGGACGATGTcattaatgtttaaaaatatgagATAAAATATGTGATTGAATTATGTAATACCAAAACTTTCCGTAcatcatgatcgtaccaaaagtagGGCATTACTAACTCATTTTCcttattaactatttaatattgagtcATTAGTTCGATGTTGCGTTCAGTGACAGaacttgaaacaaaattttgggGGTAATTGTCAAGATGTTTTTAATATGGACCCCATTTAAGATAAGTTCATCTAACATCATCTCTCTGATTTGggtgatattgccaaatttgAAGCCGTTTTTCAAGATCTCGTTCCAAAGaattaaggtcaaactcatCAGATACAACTCTTTAAGCTTTTGAAGGTTGTATCTCATTTTCTTCGTGATTCATTAAGTAGAAGAATTATCTATCGGTGTTAATATTGTAAAAGCTATGATGCACGGACACTGACACGAACACGGGACACAACACGACACGGGACACGCCGACacgcgaattttaaaattttataagacacTGGGAcacgcatacatataaaatataaagtattttttaaataaatcataatgatattttaatattttattgatattagaatataaattaatttttttattatttttaatgtattattttaattatatcaag from Arachis duranensis cultivar V14167 chromosome 4, aradu.V14167.gnm2.J7QH, whole genome shotgun sequence encodes:
- the LOC107485930 gene encoding probable UDP-arabinopyranose mutase 5 → MAQVTINENEVDIVIGALHSDLKSFLNEWKPIFSRFHLIIVKDPDLKEELQIPGGFSADVYTKSDIERVVGSSAVLFSGYSCRYFGFLVSRKKYVVCVDDDCVPAKDTAGNMVDPVAQHIVNLKTPATPFFFNTLYDPFRKGADFVRGYPFSLRTGVDCALSCGLWLNLADLDAPTQALKPKERNTRYVDAVLTVPVRSMLPVSGINIAFNREAIGPALVPALKLAGEGKFRWETVEDIWSGMCVKVICDHLALGVKSGLPYVWRTERGNAIESLKKEWEGVKLMEEVVPFFQSVRFSQSATTAEACVLEMAKTVKEKLGKVDPMFSRAAEAMEEWVKLWKSVGSS